A single Bacillus sp. HMF5848 DNA region contains:
- a CDS encoding polyhydroxyalkanoate biosynthesis repressor PhaR — protein MTENKTYDPYQSFLKLSSLWEKQMNAMLFMWTNNSEFVKLSNLEAEYHSKYVEFLRKNQELIANVLNIPTKSDVANVAKLTIQAEHKLDNLEEHIWSLQDSLSDTNKDVESMIDVSKDIIKLTKQLKTEMTRTKKELAESKKMSSEIQEIKEELSLLKELKDEWGSVRDMILEKQDVTEKQELVESETN, from the coding sequence GTGACAGAAAATAAAACGTATGATCCTTATCAATCCTTTTTGAAGTTAAGTAGTTTATGGGAAAAGCAAATGAATGCAATGTTATTTATGTGGACAAATAATAGTGAATTTGTAAAGCTGTCAAACCTAGAGGCAGAATATCATTCTAAATATGTGGAATTTTTACGGAAAAATCAAGAACTAATTGCAAATGTATTAAATATACCGACAAAGTCAGATGTTGCTAATGTTGCTAAACTCACTATTCAAGCAGAGCATAAGCTTGATAATCTTGAAGAGCATATCTGGTCTTTACAAGACAGTCTTTCGGATACAAACAAGGATGTTGAATCCATGATTGATGTGTCTAAAGATATTATAAAGCTTACAAAGCAGCTGAAAACTGAGATGACAAGAACAAAAAAGGAGCTTGCTGAGTCAAAGAAAATGAGTTCAGAAATACAAGAGATAAAAGAAGAACTCTCCCTTTTAAAAGAATTAAAAGATGAATGGGGAAGCGTTCGAGACATGATTCTAGAAAAACAAGATGTGACGGAGAAACAAGAGCTAGTTGAGAGTGAAACTAATTAA
- a CDS encoding alpha/beta fold hydrolase: MATETPSKPKVPALDYQKEMRRWKEIYKALLGPDLQVGTTPRVEVWRKNKTVLWYYPAQEKKYNVPLFFVYSLLNKPYILDIAPGSSVIGGLTEKGYDVYMLDWGSPGIEDSEISLDTYVDDYLRRAIKRAIRHSDAGEISLVGYCLGGTLSAIYTSISDEPIRNLILATVPIDFSMSIVPPKWLDGLRRGILSVDSLANVYGTIPAEYLYLMFRALSPIYLTPYTNLISRADDKRYVDKWRRMDKWTRDTVSFSGKAFKQFFNDLYKENKLVKGEMQIGGKQVDLSKIDCSLFVVSSSNDNLVVEPQSLPIMDLVSSKDKTYQLIEAGHVSLALTGVFADIIDPWLASRSDALEETKV; encoded by the coding sequence ATGGCGACTGAAACACCTAGCAAGCCAAAAGTTCCAGCTTTAGATTATCAAAAGGAAATGAGACGTTGGAAAGAAATATATAAAGCATTACTTGGACCAGACCTTCAGGTAGGTACTACACCGCGTGTAGAGGTTTGGAGGAAAAATAAAACTGTCCTGTGGTACTATCCTGCTCAAGAGAAAAAATACAATGTCCCTTTATTCTTTGTGTATTCATTATTAAATAAGCCGTATATTCTTGACATTGCACCTGGCTCGAGTGTTATTGGAGGTCTTACTGAAAAAGGCTACGATGTGTATATGCTAGATTGGGGGTCTCCTGGAATTGAAGATAGCGAGATTAGCCTCGACACATATGTAGATGATTATTTAAGAAGAGCAATAAAGCGAGCCATTCGCCATTCTGATGCTGGAGAGATTTCTTTAGTAGGCTATTGCTTAGGAGGCACATTGTCTGCTATTTATACATCAATTTCCGATGAGCCAATTAGAAATTTGATTCTTGCAACAGTTCCAATCGATTTCAGCATGTCAATTGTACCACCGAAATGGTTAGATGGCTTGAGAAGAGGAATATTGAGTGTTGATAGTCTTGCTAATGTTTATGGTACGATTCCTGCTGAATATTTATATTTAATGTTCCGTGCCTTATCCCCAATATATTTAACGCCGTATACGAACTTAATTAGTCGAGCTGATGACAAACGTTATGTTGATAAATGGCGTCGTATGGATAAATGGACACGAGATACGGTCTCTTTTAGCGGAAAAGCATTTAAACAATTTTTCAATGATTTGTATAAAGAAAACAAGCTTGTAAAAGGAGAAATGCAAATAGGTGGTAAGCAAGTAGATTTGAGTAAAATAGATTGTAGCTTATTTGTAGTGTCATCCTCAAATGATAATCTTGTTGTTGAACCACAAAGCTTGCCTATTATGGACTTAGTATCAAGTAAAGATAAGACGTATCAATTAATCGAAGCTGGTCACGTATCACTGGCATTAACGGGAGTATTTGCAGATATTATTGACCCTTGGCTTGCTAGTCGTTCAGATGCTTTAGAAGAAACTAAAGTGTAA
- a CDS encoding alpha/beta fold hydrolase, whose translation MEKGNIPYLRLGFGEPLVLIHGLGEVKEGWHNQFELADQYDMIIPDLRGHGDCENQEDISIEIFAEDIITLLKNLNIENANICGLSMGGAVAQEIYRQAPHMCRSLILVSTFHYFPKQFGKLFYKFREHKAHSLSRKKQKNYAAHISLYSWDDNTVHEFNHYFRPKPDAFLNSLKACLKVNNLSLLPKITAPTLIVGSQYDSVLPVWIQLWMHKLIPHSEFVILRNSGHVAKVEAKHSFNGLLRNFLGKQKATA comes from the coding sequence ATGGAAAAAGGCAACATTCCTTATTTACGTTTAGGCTTTGGAGAACCTCTCGTTCTCATCCACGGACTTGGAGAAGTAAAAGAAGGCTGGCACAACCAATTCGAGCTCGCCGATCAATACGATATGATAATTCCAGATTTGCGCGGGCATGGTGATTGTGAGAATCAAGAAGACATTTCTATTGAAATATTTGCTGAGGATATTATTACATTATTAAAGAATCTCAATATTGAAAACGCTAACATTTGTGGACTATCAATGGGCGGTGCTGTTGCTCAGGAAATTTATCGACAAGCTCCCCACATGTGTAGATCGCTTATTCTCGTTAGTACCTTTCATTACTTTCCTAAACAATTTGGGAAGCTATTTTATAAGTTCAGAGAGCATAAAGCCCATTCTCTTTCTAGAAAAAAACAGAAAAACTACGCAGCCCATATTAGTTTATATTCATGGGACGACAACACAGTACACGAATTCAACCACTATTTCCGCCCTAAACCTGACGCATTTTTAAATTCATTAAAAGCATGCCTCAAAGTAAATAACTTATCACTTCTACCAAAAATCACTGCACCTACTCTAATAGTTGGAAGTCAATATGACTCCGTTCTCCCAGTATGGATTCAATTATGGATGCATAAATTAATTCCACACTCTGAATTTGTAATACTTAGGAACAGTGGCCATGTTGCAAAAGTAGAAGCAAAACATAGCTTTAATGGGTTGCTTCGTAATTTTTTAGGAAAGCAGAAAGCAACAGCCTAA
- the phaQ gene encoding poly-beta-hydroxybutyrate-responsive repressor, whose translation MESKNNNPSISPSKNFILPFILLLLSKVSLHGYELSQKLQAFGFKSVDQGNLYRLLRQLEKDELVSSEWDTNGPGPAKRRYFITKAGITYLKGYANQLESYQTMLDQFFKMYSSFIELYLPPFQKKGPIEEVKDEKRRNEEDASKED comes from the coding sequence ATGGAAAGCAAAAACAACAACCCGTCAATTAGTCCTTCAAAGAACTTTATTCTTCCATTTATTTTATTGCTTCTAAGTAAGGTTTCATTACACGGTTATGAACTAAGTCAGAAGCTACAAGCATTTGGATTTAAGTCGGTTGATCAAGGGAACTTATATCGTTTGTTAAGACAATTAGAAAAGGATGAGCTTGTCTCATCAGAATGGGATACTAACGGACCTGGTCCAGCAAAACGTCGCTACTTTATAACAAAAGCAGGTATAACGTATTTAAAGGGTTATGCTAATCAACTAGAATCGTATCAAACCATGCTTGACCAGTTTTTTAAGATGTATTCCAGTTTTATTGAGCTCTATCTCCCTCCATTTCAAAAGAAGGGTCCAATAGAGGAAGTAAAAGATGAAAAAAGGAGGAATGAGGAAGATGCCAGCAAAGAAGACTAG